In Haloplanus rubicundus, one DNA window encodes the following:
- a CDS encoding winged helix-turn-helix domain-containing protein, with protein MAEGGVDSPTDPEDAFMTLSNDLRLEILLALWDAPDFSLSFAELRKAVGERDSGTFTYHLDELVGHFVGETADGYELQYPGHRVLDAIQSGVFHQRGTVGPVELEAPCPDCGAALTFTYDADYIGRVGCPDCDERVLEWPFDPGGVADRTPREVAAAFDRRTRLIWGCALDGVCPFCAGRVDREIAEGAGSTGLCIGVLEDLDRYDEYFARDHPAVVSLDCRRCSFYSFVPVGVVLLQRPRVTGRLHERGLDTRETPLWELGFVVDADPVVVREVDPPTVAVTAELPDGDPVVALVDADLSVTLADG; from the coding sequence ATGGCCGAAGGCGGCGTCGACTCCCCGACCGACCCCGAGGACGCGTTCATGACGCTGAGCAACGACCTTCGACTCGAAATCCTGCTGGCGCTGTGGGACGCGCCGGACTTTTCGCTCTCATTCGCGGAGCTACGCAAGGCGGTCGGCGAGCGCGACTCGGGGACGTTCACCTACCACCTCGACGAACTCGTCGGCCACTTCGTCGGCGAGACGGCCGACGGCTACGAACTCCAGTATCCGGGCCACCGGGTGCTCGACGCGATTCAGAGCGGCGTCTTCCACCAGAGAGGGACAGTCGGCCCGGTCGAACTCGAGGCGCCCTGCCCCGACTGCGGCGCCGCGCTCACCTTCACCTACGACGCGGACTACATCGGCCGCGTCGGCTGCCCGGACTGCGACGAGCGGGTGCTGGAGTGGCCGTTCGACCCCGGCGGCGTCGCCGACCGGACGCCCCGCGAGGTGGCGGCGGCGTTCGACCGCCGGACGCGGCTGATCTGGGGCTGCGCGCTCGACGGCGTCTGTCCGTTCTGTGCCGGCCGGGTCGACCGCGAAATCGCCGAGGGCGCCGGGTCGACCGGCCTCTGTATCGGCGTCCTGGAGGACCTCGACCGTTACGACGAGTACTTCGCGCGCGACCATCCGGCCGTCGTCTCGCTCGACTGCCGGCGCTGTAGCTTCTACAGTTTCGTCCCCGTCGGCGTCGTTCTCCTGCAACGACCGCGAGTGACGGGTCGGCTCCACGAACGCGGCCTCGACACCCGCGAGACGCCGCTGTGGGAACTGGGATTCGTCGTCGACGCCGACCCCGTCGTCGTCCGCGAGGTGGACCCACCGACGGTGGCGGTCACCGCCGAGCTGCCGGACGGCGACCCGGTCGTCGCGCTCGTCGACGCGGACCTCTCGGTGACACTCGCCGACGGATAA
- a CDS encoding MBL fold metallo-hydrolase, which yields MRVTLLGTGDTTGTPTVGCDCDTCERARELGVERSRFAVHVENERTGESLLIDLSPDFRHQFLTQDVALPDAAVVTHIHFDHLDGLGNAYRVFDDLPVHATGEVDPVTGESVADTIRRKYDYLDRVTVHDHDPMAPFRTCGLDVRFVPVDHPPLLCYGVVVEDPETGAKCSLTGDTSYGIPDESRAALADPDLLLADAIVPASSARHHPLGGKHHDADGVPRTFGTKHMTREGALDLADELGADRTRLVHVAHFYPADEAFAEPLAVDGEQYDL from the coding sequence ATGCGGGTGACGCTACTCGGGACGGGCGATACGACGGGGACGCCGACGGTCGGCTGTGACTGTGACACCTGCGAACGCGCACGCGAACTCGGCGTCGAGCGCTCGCGGTTCGCCGTCCACGTCGAGAACGAGCGGACCGGCGAGTCGCTGTTGATCGATCTGAGCCCCGACTTCCGGCACCAGTTTCTCACACAGGACGTGGCGCTCCCGGACGCCGCCGTGGTGACACACATCCACTTCGACCACCTCGACGGCCTCGGCAACGCCTACCGCGTGTTCGACGACCTGCCCGTCCACGCGACGGGCGAGGTGGACCCCGTGACCGGAGAGAGCGTCGCCGACACGATTCGCCGGAAGTACGACTACCTCGACCGGGTGACCGTCCACGACCACGATCCGATGGCGCCGTTCCGGACCTGCGGGCTCGACGTGCGCTTCGTCCCCGTCGATCACCCTCCCTTGCTCTGTTACGGCGTCGTCGTCGAGGACCCCGAGACGGGCGCGAAATGTTCGCTCACCGGCGATACGAGCTACGGGATTCCCGACGAGTCCCGGGCGGCACTCGCCGACCCCGACCTCCTGCTCGCGGACGCCATCGTCCCCGCGTCCTCGGCCCGACACCACCCGCTCGGCGGCAAACACCACGACGCCGACGGCGTCCCGCGGACGTTCGGGACGAAACACATGACCCGCGAGGGGGCGCTCGACCTCGCGGACGAACTCGGCGCCGACCGGACACGGCTGGTCCACGTCGCTCACTTCTATCCGGCCGACGAGGCGTTCGCGGAGCCGCTGGCCGTCGACGGCGAGCAGTACGATCTGTAG
- the ddh gene encoding D-2-hydroxyacid dehydrogenase: MSDIATIGVHDSVTAVFPASVFRDALADAAPDVRVVGDGDDLSPCDALVTFTYEDRFLEAGLDWIHSIQAGVDRFPFDALQERGIALTNSTGIHGDVVGETGVGLMLAFARRLHVHRSHQERGEWRQPDWDDAFPLRRESACVVGLGTLGQGIATRAAALGMDVTGVKRTPLPVDGVDRVYPPERLHEAIGNARFVALAVPLTDDTEGMMSTAEFAAMRDDAYLINVARGPVVDQAALVDALDAGELAGAGLDVFETEPLPDDSTLWDCEEVIVTPHAAGFNDEYYERVATIVRENLRRFDAGESLTNRVV; this comes from the coding sequence ATGTCCGACATTGCGACCATCGGGGTCCACGACTCGGTGACCGCCGTGTTTCCCGCGTCGGTCTTTCGAGACGCTCTCGCCGATGCCGCGCCCGACGTCCGGGTCGTGGGCGACGGCGACGACCTGTCGCCGTGTGACGCGCTCGTCACCTTCACCTACGAGGACCGATTTCTGGAGGCTGGCCTCGACTGGATTCACTCGATCCAGGCCGGCGTGGATCGCTTCCCCTTCGACGCCCTGCAGGAGCGCGGTATCGCCCTCACCAACAGCACGGGTATCCACGGCGACGTGGTGGGCGAGACGGGCGTGGGGCTGATGCTCGCCTTCGCCCGCCGCCTGCACGTCCACCGATCGCACCAGGAACGCGGCGAGTGGCGGCAACCCGACTGGGACGACGCCTTCCCCCTCCGCCGGGAGTCGGCCTGCGTCGTCGGCCTCGGGACGCTGGGGCAGGGCATCGCCACCCGTGCCGCCGCCCTCGGGATGGACGTGACCGGCGTCAAGCGAACCCCGCTCCCCGTCGACGGCGTCGACCGGGTGTACCCGCCCGAACGGCTCCACGAAGCGATCGGAAACGCCCGGTTCGTCGCGCTCGCGGTGCCGCTGACCGACGACACCGAGGGCATGATGAGCACCGCGGAGTTCGCGGCCATGCGCGACGACGCCTACCTGATCAACGTCGCGCGCGGCCCGGTCGTCGATCAGGCCGCCCTCGTCGACGCCCTCGACGCCGGCGAACTCGCGGGCGCCGGTCTCGACGTGTTCGAAACCGAACCTCTCCCCGACGACTCGACGCTCTGGGACTGCGAGGAGGTGATCGTCACGCCCCACGCCGCCGGCTTCAACGACGAGTACTACGAGCGCGTGGCGACCATCGTCCGCGAGAACCTGCGCCGGTTCGACGCGGGCGAGTCGCTGACCAACAGAGTCGTTTAG
- a CDS encoding heavy metal translocating P-type ATPase — MMPCTLCDLPTPDPPVSDADVDGSFCCRGCLEVARALDGMDADAADVDGPAGVRAALDGDDAAADAPDPDGTETAFVAVDGMHCATCEAFLETRATDAAGVVGAEASYPSNLVRLVYDPGRLDEDDLPAILDGAGYRARPVDAEGEDDTTETVGRLVIGGFFAMMTMAWYVLFLYPTYLGLDVSLLDVDGLAGQYLLWNAWLMTSVVFGYTGYPILRGAYVSLRAGQPNMDLLVALAAGTAYVYSTATLLLGGTEVYFDITTVVVLVVTLGGYYETRLKERAAGRLTELTESRVAEARRRTSGGEETVAVEDVTAGDELVVGAGERLPVDGTVIEGTAAVDESLVTGESVPVRRDVGDEVIGGGLVTEGGVVIEADEAATSTLDRLVTHLWNVRSSRSGVQRLADRIAAVFVPVVVLLALAAFVTHLALGAAPTAAFLTGLTVLVVSCPCALGLATPLAVAAGVREALDSGVVVTDGDVFERATAADIVAFDKTGTLTTGEMRLVDAVGEGTDETGGHDAIARAAAVERFADHPMGRAVTEAVDAGEASPTPRDAGGAGITVDDFERHPGRGVSGVVSETPREAGDAGDGDRVTVGRADLFDGCAIPDRYRERYDRAVDAGRVAAYVGWSGRVRGVLVAGDEPRPEWESVVSAVAEDVGRVVVITGDGESAAARFREHPDVDDVFAGVPPEAKAEVIDRLRTEGTTVMVGDGSNDAPALATADLGISLESGTRLAADAADAVITTDDLTTVPAVFDLTAATKRRLRGNLAWAFLYNALAVPAAALGVLNPLVAAVAMAASSLLVVGNSARGLGTDSEAERRTGGVDTGADPVPSPAD, encoded by the coding sequence CTGATGCCCTGTACGCTCTGTGACCTGCCGACACCCGACCCGCCCGTGAGCGACGCGGACGTGGATGGGAGCTTCTGCTGTCGGGGCTGTCTGGAAGTGGCGCGGGCACTCGACGGGATGGACGCCGACGCCGCCGACGTGGACGGGCCGGCGGGCGTGCGGGCGGCGCTGGACGGGGACGATGCCGCCGCCGATGCACCCGACCCGGACGGGACCGAAACCGCCTTCGTCGCCGTCGACGGGATGCACTGTGCGACCTGCGAGGCGTTTCTGGAGACGCGCGCGACGGACGCCGCGGGCGTCGTCGGCGCCGAGGCGTCGTACCCGTCCAACCTGGTCCGCCTCGTCTACGATCCGGGCCGCCTCGACGAGGACGACCTGCCGGCGATTCTGGACGGCGCGGGCTACCGCGCCCGCCCGGTCGACGCCGAGGGCGAGGACGACACCACCGAGACGGTCGGCCGCCTCGTCATCGGCGGCTTCTTCGCCATGATGACGATGGCGTGGTACGTCCTCTTTCTCTACCCCACCTACCTCGGCCTCGACGTGAGCCTGCTGGACGTGGACGGGCTCGCGGGGCAGTATCTCCTCTGGAACGCCTGGCTGATGACGAGCGTCGTCTTCGGCTACACCGGCTACCCCATCCTCCGCGGGGCGTACGTCAGCCTCCGAGCGGGCCAGCCGAACATGGACCTGCTGGTCGCGCTGGCGGCCGGCACCGCCTACGTCTACTCGACGGCGACGCTACTGCTCGGCGGCACGGAGGTGTACTTCGACATCACGACGGTGGTCGTCCTCGTCGTGACCCTCGGGGGCTACTACGAGACGCGCCTGAAGGAGCGCGCGGCTGGACGACTGACCGAACTCACCGAGAGCCGGGTGGCGGAGGCCCGCCGGCGGACGAGCGGGGGCGAGGAGACGGTGGCCGTCGAGGACGTGACGGCGGGCGACGAACTCGTCGTCGGCGCGGGAGAGCGACTGCCCGTCGACGGCACGGTGATCGAGGGGACCGCCGCCGTCGACGAGTCGCTCGTCACCGGCGAGTCCGTGCCCGTCCGCCGGGACGTCGGCGACGAGGTGATCGGCGGCGGCCTCGTCACGGAGGGCGGGGTGGTGATCGAAGCCGACGAGGCGGCGACGAGCACGCTCGACCGCCTCGTCACCCACCTCTGGAACGTCCGGAGTTCGCGCTCGGGCGTCCAGCGCCTCGCCGACCGCATCGCGGCGGTGTTCGTCCCCGTCGTCGTCCTGCTGGCGCTCGCGGCGTTCGTGACCCACCTCGCACTCGGCGCGGCACCGACGGCCGCCTTCCTGACCGGGCTGACCGTCCTCGTCGTCTCCTGTCCGTGCGCGCTGGGGCTGGCGACGCCGCTCGCCGTCGCCGCGGGCGTCCGCGAGGCGCTCGATTCGGGCGTCGTCGTCACCGACGGCGACGTGTTCGAGCGCGCGACGGCGGCCGACATCGTCGCCTTCGACAAGACGGGGACGCTCACCACGGGCGAGATGCGCCTCGTCGACGCCGTGGGCGAGGGCACCGACGAGACCGGCGGACACGACGCCATCGCCCGCGCCGCCGCCGTCGAACGGTTCGCCGATCACCCGATGGGGCGGGCGGTGACCGAGGCGGTCGACGCGGGCGAGGCGTCTCCGACGCCTCGGGATGCCGGTGGAGCCGGCATCACCGTCGACGACTTCGAACGCCACCCCGGCCGGGGCGTCAGTGGCGTGGTGTCGGAGACACCACGGGAAGCCGGCGATGCCGGCGATGGCGACCGAGTGACCGTCGGCCGCGCCGACCTGTTCGACGGCTGTGCGATCCCGGACCGCTACCGCGAGCGCTACGACCGCGCCGTCGACGCCGGCCGCGTCGCCGCCTACGTCGGGTGGAGCGGCCGCGTCCGGGGCGTCCTCGTCGCGGGCGACGAACCCCGGCCGGAGTGGGAGTCGGTCGTCTCGGCCGTCGCGGAGGACGTGGGGCGCGTAGTGGTCATCACCGGCGATGGGGAGTCGGCGGCCGCCCGCTTCCGCGAGCATCCCGACGTGGACGACGTGTTCGCGGGCGTCCCCCCCGAGGCGAAGGCCGAGGTGATCGACCGCCTCCGGACGGAGGGGACGACGGTGATGGTGGGCGACGGGAGCAACGACGCGCCGGCGCTCGCGACCGCCGATCTGGGTATCTCGCTGGAGAGCGGCACCCGCCTCGCCGCCGACGCCGCCGACGCCGTGATCACGACCGACGACCTGACGACCGTGCCCGCGGTGTTCGATCTGACCGCGGCGACGAAACGGCGCCTCCGGGGGAACCTCGCGTGGGCGTTCCTGTACAACGCCCTCGCGGTGCCGGCGGCCGCGCTGGGCGTCCTCAACCCCCTCGTCGCCGCCGTCGCGATGGCGGCGAGTAGCCTGCTGGTGGTCGGGAACTCGGCGCGGGGGCTGGGGACCGATAGCGAGGCAGAGCGGCGAACCGGGGGTGTCGACACCGGTGCCGACCCCGTTCCGTCGCCGGCGGACTAA
- a CDS encoding DUF5787 family protein has protein sequence MTADRPEYAFELALCAHLERTREWVLGRQLGASVADPGARVVDVCAVVPGPEFDRRAAITSETIPPRAVECVGPGRAVDPVSAFDCAPARARRLADRAVEVGFFEAERQGSRRHVRATTRYPDWIGGLVGIENKPDLGRPGDLQRQLRRDTSLGLFDAVVLATESYVTGAHLNRIPDDVGVWRFSEASETPRGDGEELRSSGNRPQAGDGEAVGGGLTVVREPTPLDPTEPGVEPLTEGSLRTDVAVVDPEAKARKRRAIAERAYGKGWRPHEYPGCVSMCPTDDGRPYCTAFDRVVDPGHDCGASCPAFEAADPPAVDREALRDARTPWVADPAGVTRRQAGLDRFR, from the coding sequence ATGACCGCCGACCGGCCGGAGTACGCCTTCGAACTCGCGCTGTGTGCGCATCTCGAACGGACCCGCGAGTGGGTGTTGGGCCGACAGCTCGGCGCCTCGGTGGCCGACCCCGGCGCCCGCGTCGTCGACGTCTGTGCCGTCGTTCCCGGCCCCGAGTTCGACCGCCGGGCCGCGATCACGAGCGAGACCATCCCGCCCCGCGCCGTCGAGTGCGTGGGACCGGGCCGAGCCGTCGACCCCGTCTCGGCCTTCGACTGTGCACCCGCCCGCGCCCGGCGCCTCGCCGACCGCGCCGTCGAGGTGGGCTTTTTCGAGGCCGAACGCCAAGGGAGCCGCCGCCACGTCCGCGCGACGACCCGGTATCCCGACTGGATCGGCGGGCTGGTCGGTATCGAGAACAAGCCGGACCTCGGGCGGCCGGGTGACCTCCAGCGGCAGTTGCGCCGCGACACCTCGCTCGGGCTCTTCGACGCCGTCGTCCTCGCCACCGAGAGCTACGTCACCGGCGCGCACCTGAACCGCATCCCCGACGACGTGGGCGTGTGGCGGTTCAGCGAGGCGTCGGAGACGCCTCGTGGAGACGGCGAGGAACTGCGTTCCTCGGGCAACCGGCCACAGGCCGGTGACGGCGAAGCCGTCGGTGGCGGTCTCACCGTCGTCCGCGAACCGACGCCGCTCGACCCGACGGAACCGGGCGTCGAACCCCTCACTGAGGGTTCGCTCCGGACGGACGTGGCCGTCGTCGACCCCGAGGCGAAGGCGCGCAAGCGCCGCGCCATCGCCGAACGCGCCTACGGCAAGGGGTGGCGCCCCCACGAGTATCCGGGCTGTGTGTCGATGTGCCCGACCGACGACGGCCGCCCCTACTGCACCGCGTTCGACCGGGTGGTCGATCCGGGACACGACTGCGGCGCGTCGTGTCCGGCGTTCGAGGCCGCCGACCCCCCGGCGGTCGACCGCGAGGCCCTGCGCGACGCCCGGACGCCGTGGGTCGCGGACCCCGCGGGCGTGACGCGCCGACAGGCGGGGCTGGATCGGTTCAGATGA
- a CDS encoding NADPH-dependent FMN reductase → MITEPTIVAITGSQRDGSHTATAVDVALERARRAGAETDHVDLSTLDLPLFDPDRPDAGDAEALRRRVRAADAVLLATPMYHGSVASPLKTALDYCGFDEFEGTTVGLLAVSGGAFPTAALDHLRIVARALDAWVLPHQAAVPDSHAQFADGELTDPDLRERVERLGAELVRYAGVESYPRDVADAEATPTAGD, encoded by the coding sequence ATGATAACCGAACCGACTATCGTGGCGATCACCGGAAGTCAACGCGACGGCAGTCACACGGCGACGGCCGTCGACGTCGCACTGGAGCGGGCGCGCCGCGCGGGCGCGGAGACGGATCACGTCGACCTCTCGACGCTCGACCTGCCGCTGTTCGACCCCGACCGCCCCGACGCGGGCGACGCCGAGGCCCTCCGGCGGCGGGTGCGGGCGGCCGACGCCGTCCTCCTCGCGACGCCGATGTACCACGGCTCCGTCGCGTCGCCGCTGAAGACGGCGCTCGACTACTGCGGCTTCGACGAGTTCGAGGGAACGACCGTCGGCTTGTTGGCCGTCTCGGGGGGCGCGTTCCCGACGGCCGCGCTGGATCACCTGCGGATCGTCGCCCGGGCGCTCGACGCGTGGGTGCTCCCACACCAGGCCGCGGTCCCCGATTCACACGCCCAGTTCGCGGACGGCGAGTTGACCGACCCGGACCTCCGGGAGCGGGTCGAACGGCTGGGCGCTGAACTCGTCCGGTACGCGGGCGTCGAATCGTATCCGCGGGACGTGGCGGACGCGGAGGCGACGCCCACGGCGGGGGACTGA
- the engB gene encoding GTP-binding protein EngB, translated as MFEDRPDRDEVVLVGRSNVGKSTLMRELTGHSVSTGRKPGVTRQPNHFDWASESFMFTDLPGFGFMSGVPEEQREQIKTDVVQYVERNADDILAGVLVVDGKSVVDIIDRHSGEGEVPHDVELFHFLQELDIPTVVAVNKMDKVDDRDERLDDLCDRLGILPPWQQWQDTIAPITAKRGDIDALTDALRTHFHEQKRDDLLKFL; from the coding sequence ATGTTCGAGGACCGCCCGGACCGCGACGAGGTCGTCCTCGTCGGCCGGTCGAACGTGGGCAAGTCGACGCTGATGCGGGAGTTGACCGGCCACTCGGTGTCGACGGGTCGAAAGCCGGGCGTGACCCGCCAGCCCAACCACTTCGACTGGGCCTCCGAGTCGTTCATGTTCACCGACCTCCCCGGCTTCGGCTTCATGTCCGGCGTCCCCGAGGAGCAACGCGAGCAGATCAAGACCGACGTGGTGCAGTACGTCGAGCGCAACGCCGACGATATCCTCGCGGGCGTCCTCGTCGTCGACGGCAAGAGCGTCGTCGACATCATCGACCGCCACAGCGGCGAGGGCGAGGTGCCCCACGACGTGGAGCTGTTTCACTTCCTGCAGGAGCTAGATATCCCGACGGTCGTCGCGGTCAACAAGATGGACAAGGTCGACGACCGGGACGAGCGACTGGACGACCTCTGTGATCGGCTGGGCATCCTCCCGCCGTGGCAGCAGTGGCAGGACACCATCGCACCAATCACCGCCAAACGTGGCGACATCGACGCGCTCACCGACGCGCTGAGGACGCATTTCCACGAGCAGAAGCGGGACGACCTGCTGAAGTTTCTCTAA
- a CDS encoding sulfite exporter TauE/SafE family protein: MLPLAGASSVLPAVQGDVGLLVFLAIGVLGGAHCLGMCGPLVTLYADRMGSDAKRVRPVDVRQHLLFNAGRTASYALIGGVMGALGAVLFDAAAVAAVATDVRAVTGILVGGFIVFTGVGYVARGSVGHGASIPVVGDAFARVYGTVTSRVDRWVGGPRIVALGALHGVLPCPLLYPAFLYAFAVGSPARGALSLAVLGLGTVPTLLAYGTVFQSLGAGTRVGLHRILGVAFVALGYLPLAHGLMLLGIHLPHPPIPVYQPLG, from the coding sequence ATGCTGCCACTCGCCGGCGCGTCGAGCGTGTTGCCCGCCGTGCAGGGGGACGTTGGACTGCTCGTCTTCCTCGCCATCGGCGTCCTCGGCGGCGCGCACTGTCTGGGTATGTGTGGGCCGCTGGTGACGCTGTACGCCGACCGGATGGGGAGCGACGCGAAGCGCGTCCGCCCCGTCGACGTCCGCCAGCACCTCCTGTTCAACGCCGGTCGGACGGCCAGTTACGCCCTCATCGGCGGGGTGATGGGAGCACTCGGGGCCGTCCTCTTCGACGCCGCCGCCGTCGCCGCCGTCGCGACCGACGTGCGCGCCGTCACCGGCATTCTGGTCGGCGGGTTCATCGTGTTCACTGGCGTCGGCTACGTCGCCAGGGGATCGGTCGGTCACGGCGCCTCGATACCGGTCGTCGGTGACGCGTTCGCCCGGGTCTACGGCACTGTCACGAGCCGCGTCGACCGCTGGGTCGGTGGCCCGCGGATCGTCGCGCTCGGCGCGCTCCACGGGGTCCTGCCCTGTCCCCTGCTCTACCCCGCCTTCCTCTACGCCTTCGCCGTCGGCTCGCCGGCCCGCGGGGCGCTGTCGCTCGCCGTCCTCGGCCTCGGCACCGTGCCGACGCTTCTGGCCTACGGTACCGTCTTCCAGTCGCTCGGTGCGGGAACGCGCGTGGGGCTCCACCGGATTCTCGGCGTCGCCTTCGTCGCCCTCGGTTACTTGCCGCTGGCGCACGGGCTGATGCTCCTCGGGATCCACCTTCCCCACCCGCCGATTCCCGTCTACCAACCCCTCGGCTGA
- a CDS encoding cytochrome c oxidase subunit II has product MEIHRYEKLWTAAALLLIVGLIATVTYGALGPGVKMVDDSGGTIDAGSLGDTEFGDPGVTQVGEDQYEVHVVARQFLFQPGTAEPIRVPANSEVTFYVTSPDVVHGFELAGTNVNTMVIPGQVTEVTVRFDEPAQYGIVCHEYCGAGHHTMAGQLVVVPEDEYEGGS; this is encoded by the coding sequence ATGGAAATTCACCGATACGAGAAGCTTTGGACGGCCGCTGCACTGCTGTTGATCGTCGGACTCATCGCGACGGTGACCTACGGTGCGCTCGGCCCGGGCGTGAAGATGGTCGACGACTCCGGCGGCACTATCGACGCCGGATCGCTCGGCGACACCGAGTTCGGCGACCCCGGCGTGACGCAGGTGGGCGAGGATCAGTACGAGGTGCACGTGGTCGCCCGACAGTTCCTCTTCCAGCCCGGCACCGCCGAGCCAATCCGCGTGCCGGCCAACTCCGAGGTGACGTTCTACGTCACCAGCCCTGACGTGGTTCACGGGTTCGAGCTCGCGGGCACCAACGTCAACACCATGGTAATCCCCGGACAGGTCACGGAGGTGACCGTCCGGTTCGACGAGCCGGCACAGTACGGTATCGTCTGTCACGAGTACTGCGGCGCCGGCCATCACACCATGGCTGGACAGCTCGTGGTCGTCCCCGAGGACGAGTACGAAGGAGGTAGCTAA
- a CDS encoding DUF5808 domain-containing protein, which yields MADKPQSGSILGIPYNFERPSLGRLISAHWKPGEGMVVEKPFGIGYTLNLANWRSWLVVLVAGVLLWQERGGADGLDEDDDADDPVEVVVDD from the coding sequence ATGGCAGACAAGCCGCAGTCCGGATCGATTCTCGGTATCCCGTACAACTTCGAACGCCCGAGTCTGGGGCGCCTGATCTCCGCCCACTGGAAGCCCGGCGAGGGCATGGTCGTCGAGAAGCCCTTCGGCATCGGCTACACGCTGAACCTGGCGAACTGGCGGTCGTGGCTCGTCGTCCTCGTCGCCGGCGTCCTGCTCTGGCAGGAGCGCGGCGGGGCCGACGGCCTCGACGAGGACGACGACGCCGACGACCCCGTCGAAGTCGTCGTCGACGACTGA
- a CDS encoding cytochrome-ba3 oxidase subunit → MVSVQQVPIVALLALLPVAAYAFSISTLVAVALVNVVLIAASVYVMFLPSEATVRATSA, encoded by the coding sequence ATGGTTTCAGTCCAGCAGGTACCGATCGTCGCGTTGCTCGCACTGCTTCCGGTCGCAGCGTACGCGTTCTCGATCAGTACCCTCGTCGCCGTCGCGCTGGTCAACGTCGTCCTCATCGCGGCGAGCGTCTACGTCATGTTCCTGCCGAGCGAGGCGACGGTCAGGGCCACGTCCGCGTAG
- a CDS encoding halocyanin domain-containing protein, translated as MKRNPDGGPRTLTRRAALRTAAGTVAAGIAGASVAGTAAAQGGVDYGGWFGSGTGGETGNFDGTVDRTGQDSVTVEVGSEGNGGPYAFGPAAVRVDPGTTITFEWVSDTHNILIEEQPSGAGWGGVEAIENTGFSHEHTFETEGIYKYYCQPHLALGMKGAVVVGGSGGGGGGGDSGGGGDGAAGGDGGGEGAGAGSSPALTLAFQLVGGAVAVALAVVLGVTAWVFLNYDDFTTGGGTAEAVRSVADRTSSQSVFESGVVRELGHDDFDPYGTATLIVIYVGLISLLWVFMYFVEFLGGGPTVIG; from the coding sequence ATGAAACGGAACCCCGACGGTGGGCCGCGAACGCTCACCCGCCGGGCGGCGCTCCGGACGGCCGCGGGGACCGTCGCCGCCGGTATCGCCGGGGCGAGTGTGGCCGGCACCGCCGCCGCACAGGGCGGCGTCGACTACGGCGGCTGGTTCGGGAGCGGCACCGGCGGCGAGACGGGGAACTTCGACGGCACCGTCGACCGGACCGGTCAGGACTCGGTGACGGTCGAAGTCGGCTCCGAGGGCAACGGTGGGCCGTACGCCTTCGGGCCGGCCGCCGTGCGCGTCGACCCCGGGACGACGATCACCTTCGAGTGGGTGTCCGACACCCACAACATCCTGATCGAGGAACAGCCGTCCGGCGCGGGGTGGGGCGGTGTCGAAGCCATCGAGAACACCGGTTTCAGCCACGAACACACCTTCGAGACCGAAGGGATTTACAAGTACTACTGCCAGCCACACCTCGCGCTCGGGATGAAAGGCGCCGTCGTCGTCGGCGGCAGCGGCGGTGGCGGTGGCGGCGGTGATAGCGGCGGTGGCGGCGACGGGGCTGCCGGCGGCGACGGTGGCGGTGAGGGTGCCGGCGCCGGCAGTTCGCCCGCGCTCACCCTCGCCTTCCAGCTGGTCGGCGGCGCCGTCGCGGTGGCGCTCGCCGTCGTCCTCGGGGTCACCGCGTGGGTGTTCCTCAACTACGACGACTTCACGACCGGCGGCGGGACGGCGGAGGCCGTCCGCTCCGTGGCCGACCGGACCTCCTCGCAGTCGGTCTTCGAGTCGGGGGTCGTCCGCGAACTCGGCCACGACGACTTCGATCCGTACGGCACCGCGACGCTCATCGTCATCTACGTCGGTCTCATCAGCCTGCTGTGGGTGTTCATGTACTTCGTCGAGTTCCTCGGCGGCGGACCGACGGTGATCGGATAG